DNA sequence from the Streptomyces sp. HUAS 15-9 genome:
AGGGTGTCCTCCCGGGAACCGCGCACGTCGAGGCTGTCGGGCAGGACCTGGTCGACAGGCGGGCGCTGGAGGTCGAACAGCAGGTTCATGGCCCGGTTGTCGAAGACGACCTCGACGTCCGGATCCGGGCAGCGGTCCTGACGTACGACGATACGGCTGTGCCGTGCCGTGAGCGTGGCGTGGCTGTCGTCGTTGAACCGCAGGCCGAGCCGGATGCCGCGCAGTTGGTCGGCCGCGGCGGCGAGGATGGCCGGCGCCCGGTCGGACAGGGCGGCGACGGTCTCGTCCAGCAGCCGGGCACCCGTGAATGCCGGCACGGTCTCAGTCATGGGCACCACCGGCGAACTCCACGATGCCCTCGGTGTGAAAACCGATGGTGTGTCCGCCGACCCGGCCCTCCACCGTGCACGGGCCGAGCGTCTCGTGCACGCTGAACGGGTGCAGGCTCGTCTCGGACGGGTTGGCGATCCGGCCCGCCGTGTGGGAGCGGAAGTCCAGGACCAGCCGGTCCTCGCCCAGTCGGGCGGTGATCAGCAGCCGGCCGGGGACCGCCGCCATCGGCGGGGTGCCCAGCGTGCCCGCGAGCGGTGGCACCATCACCACCCGGTCGCGGTCCAGGACGCCGCTGACCGCGACACGCAGGTTACGGCCAGATCGTCCGGCAGTTCCGCAGCCCCGAGGGCGGAGTCAACTTCGCCGAGGTCGTCTGCATGTTCACCTTCGACGAGCCGGACGTGATCATCTCCGACCTGCGCTACCTGGGCAACGGCACGGGCCAGCCCGACGAGTACATCGAGATCCTCAACAAGGGCGGCGCGCCCCAGGACCTGACCGGCTGGGTCGTGGAGTCCAAGCCCACCGGGCATGTCTACGCCTTCCCCCCGGGGACGGTCATCCAGCCCGGCCAGCGCTACAGGGTCTACACCGACGAGGTCCGCCAGGAGTTCGGCGGACTCTCCTTCGGCTCCTCCGAGCAGGTCTGGCGTGACGAGGGCGGCATCGGCCGCCTGGTCCACAACGGCTTCGTCGTGGACCAGTACCCCTACCTCGACAAGGGCTTCAACAAGACGGCCGCGCCGTAGCGTGTCCGCAGCGGCCCCGCCGGGGTTCCTGGATGTGTCCGGAAAGCGGGCACATCCAGGGTGCGGTGCGGTCGTTCGCCGAACAACGGTGATGCTGTGCTGACTTGGTGATTTAAAGTGACTCTCACCTGTTTCCAGTGACCTAGGTACCTGTGAGGGACACGCGAGCATGCCGACCGAAACGTTTGAGTTCCAGGTTGAGGCCCGTCAGCTGCTCCAGCTGATGATCCACTCGGTCTACTCGAACAAGGATGTCTTTCTACGGGAGCTCGTCTCCAACGCCTCCGACGCGCTCGACAAGCTGCGCCTGGCCGCGCTGCGGGACGACACCCTCGACGCCGACACGTCCGACCTGCATGTCGAGATCGAGATCGATCAGGATGCCCGTACGCTCACCGTGCGGGACAACGGCATCGGGATGTCGTACGACGAGGTCGGCCGGCTCATCGGCACCATCGCCAACTCGGGCACGGCCGCCTTCCTGGAGGAGCTGAAGGAGGCCCAGGACGCGGCTGGGGCCGAGAAACTCATCGGGCAGTTCGGCGTCGGCTTCTACTCCGGCTTCATGGTGGCCGACGAGATGACCCTGGTGACCCGGCGGGCCGGGGAGAGCAGCGGCACCCGCTGGACGTCGCGCGGCGAGGGCACCTACACCCTGGAGTCCGCCGACGACGCGCCGCAGGGCACCGCCGTCACACTCCACCTCAAGCCCGCCGACCCCGAGAACCAGCTGCACGACTACACCTCCGTCTGGACGGTCAAGGAGATCGTCAAGCGGTACTCCGACTTCATCACCTGGCCGATCCGGCTCGTCCCGGGGGCCGGCGACGGCGAGGGCACGTCCGACCCCGAGACGCTGAACTCGATGAAGGCGCTGTGGGCACGCGCGCGCGACGAGGTGTCCGACGACGAGTACCACGAGCTGTACAAGCACGTCAGCCACGACTGGCGCGACCCGCTGGAGACGATCCGCCTCCAGGCGGAGGGCACCTTCGAATACCAGGCTCTCCTGTTCCTCCCGGCGCACGCACCGCACGACCTGTTCACCCGGGACTTCCGGCGCGGCCTCCAGCTGTACGTCAAGCGCGTACTGATCATGGACGACTGCGAGGCGCTGCTGCCGCCGTACCTCCGCTTCGTCAAGGGTGTCGTCGACGCGCACGACCTCTCGCTGAACGTCTCCCGAGAGATCCTCCAGCAGGACCGGCACATCCGGTTGATCCAGCGTCGGCTGACCAAGAAGGTGCTGTCCTCCGTCAAGGAGATGAAGGCCAACGACGCCGACAAGTACGGGACATTCTGGCGGGAGTTCGGCCCAGTCCTGAAGGAGGGGCTGCTCGGCGACCCGGACAACCGTGACGCCCTGCTCGCCGTGGCGTCCTTCGCGAGTACGCACGCACCGGACGAGGCGACCACGCTCCAGCAGTACGTGGAGCGGATGAAGGACGGCCAGGACGACATCTACTACATGACCGGCGAGTCCCGGCAGAGCATCGAGAACTCCCCGCACATGGAGGCGTTCCGGGCCCGGGGCGTCGAGGTCCTGCTGCTCACCGACCCCGTCGACGAGGTGTGGGTCGACGCGGTGGGGGAGGTCGAGGGCAAGCGGCTGCGGTCCGTCGCCAAGGGCGAGATCGATCTCGACGTCCGGGACGGCGAAGAGGCCGACGGCGAGCGGGAGAAGCAGGCCGAGGCGTACGCCGGTCTGCTCGGCTGGATGAAGGAGCAACTGGGGGAGGACGTGAAGGACGTACGTCTCTCGACGCGGCTCACCGTCTCCCCGGCCTGTGTCGTCTCCGACTCCCACGACCTCACTCCGGCGCTGGAGAACATGTACCGGGCGATGGGCCAGGACGTGCCGACGGCGAAGCGGATCCTCGAGCTGAACCCCGGACACCTGCTTGTGCAGGGCCTGAACCAGGCGTACAAGGACCGTGAGGATCACGCCGAACTCGTTGAGACCGCCGTGCTGTTGCACGGTCTGGCGCTGCTCGCGGAGGGCGGCCAGCCGACGGAGCCCGCCCGTTTCGTGAAGCTGGTGGCTGAGCGACTGGAACGCACGCTCTAGCGGGGTGGTCCCCGGGCACCTGGAAGAAGGTGCCCGGGGACTCGGTCGTCGTACTGTCCCAGGCGGGGGTGCCGCCCGCGTAGTCGCTGTTGACGATGGTGGTGGCCACGGAGTTGGCGACGCCGGTGCCGGTCAGGATGAGGCCCAGTTCACGGTTGTTGTCCAGCGAGTTGCTGCTGATGTTCATGGAACCGGCCTCCACCTGCTGGCCGGCCCGGCCGTAGTCGGAGACCATCGCCTTGGCGTGGAGGTAGAAGCCGTTGGGGTCGGAGTATCCGACGACATGGCCGCCGGTCGCCTTGATCGCGGACACCTCACTGGTGTAGTCGGCGGGGTTCTCCAGGACGACCCGCACGGCGACGCCCGCCCTCGCCCTCGCCACGATCGCGTTGACCACGGCGCTGTCGCTCAGCTCCAGCTCCTCGACGTCGAGTGAGGCGGTGGCGGCGTTGATGAGGGAGAGCAGCCGGTTGCGGGCGTCCGTGGGGGACCAGAGCAGATGGTCGCCGTCGGTCGGGGTGATCGCGGAGTCGGCATAGTCCGCGTTGAAGACCTTCTCGATCGAGGCGACGTCTCGGGTGTCGTTGTCGAACAGGCCGTAGTCACGGCTGGTCGCGTAATACTGCGAGGTGAGGTTGCCGGTGAGGATCAGCGACTTGACGCCGTCCACGGTGATGGTCTTCTGATGGGTGCAGACGAACCTGGAGGGCGACCACTTCACGCCCACACCCGCGTTCGTCAGGGCCGTGTACGCCGCGCCGTTGGCGGACTGGTGCTGACGGTCCAGGATCACCCGCACGGTGACGCCCTTGTTCTTCAGGGCTATGAGGTCTTTGACGGCCGTGGTGTCCTCCAGCTCGTGCATGGTCATGTCGAGGGAGGTCGTGGCCGAGTTGGCGAAGTCGTAGATGGTGGGCTGCCCGCCGCTCCGTGAAAAGACGAAGGCGGAGCAGACGGCGGCGTCCGCGGGGACGGCGGTGGCGAGTGCGGCCGCACCGGCGGTGAGGGCGACAGCTGCGCGGCCGAGGGCCTTCCACAACATGCGTGACTCCTGGGCGAGTTCGTGCTCACCTCGGGGAATGGCGAGCGCGTGCATGACAGCACGCGCGTAGAACGTCGAGGAAGGGGAGCTCGGTGAACTCGGCGTTACCGGGTGGCCGCGCGAGCGAGCAAAACGGACTTCACACGGGTGGGAGGTGGATGATGCGGGTTCCCGAGGGATCGCAGAAACTTCGTTGCCGGCGGCGGGCCACAGACCCGTGCCCGCACTAGCCTGGCCGTGTCAGGCCGTTTGTCCCGTTCGAGGAGGTTCTCATGACCTCGCGGCTCAACCCCTACCTCAGCTTCGACGGCGATGCCCGGCAGGCGATGGAGTTCTACAAGGAGGTCTTCGGCGGCACCCTGGACCTGAACGTCTTCGGTGACTTCGGCCAGCAGGACGCCCCCTTCGCCGACAAGATCATGCACGGCATGCTGGAGACCCCGAGCGGCTTCACCCTGATGGGTGCCGACACCCCGCCGGGTATGGAGCGCACCATCGGCGACAACTTCGCGGTGAGCCTGAGCGGCGACGACGACGCCGAGCTGCGCGGCTACTGGGAGAAGCTGTCCGCGGGCGGCTCCGTGTCCGTTCCGCTGGAGAAGCAGATGTGGGGCGATGTGTTCGGCATGTGCAAGGACCGCTTCGGGGTCCCCTGGATGGTCGACATCGGCGGGTCCGAGAGCTGACCGAGGGCGCACGCCACCAGGCCGAGCCGTACGTCAGACTCCTCCCGTCGGTGCCTGGACGCCGATGACGAGCTTGCCGCGGGCCTGCCCGTCCAGCAGGTGGCGGACGGCCGCGGCGACCTCGTCGATCGGATAGGTCCGATCGACGGCGGGTGTGACCTTGCCGGACTCGATGAGCTCGCGTATGGCCAGCAGGTCCTGGCCGTTCTCCGACGTGATGAAGGTGCCGAGCGTCTGGCCGACGAACGGGGACAGCAGCTGAGCCCGGAGCTGGCGGTCCGTCCCTCCGAGCCACCGTCCGTCGGTCTCGCCGCCGACGATCACGAGTCGGCCCCTCGGGGTGAGGGCGCGGCGCAGATGTGACAGCCGGCGGTTGCCTGCGATGTCCAGGATCACGTCGTAACGGAGGGTGCCGTCAGCGACGTCCGCTCGGGTGTAGTCGATGACATGGTCTGCGCCGAGAGCGCTGACCAGGGTGGTCTTCGCGGTGCTGCACACGGCCGTCACCTCGGCTCCGTACGCCTTGGCGATGGGCACGGCGAAGCTGCCCACTCCCCCCGACGCTCCCACGGTCAGCACCTTCTGGCCCGGCCCCACCCGTCCCCGGTCGCGAACGGCCTGCAGGGCGGTGAGTCCGGAGACGGGTACCGCGGCCGCCTGGCCGAAGGAGAGGTTTGCCGGCTTGGGGGCGAGCTTGTCGGCGCGGGCGGATGCGTACTCGGCGAACGAGCTGCTGCCGATGCCGAACACCTCGTCTCCCGGCTTGACACCGGTCACGTCGGCGCCGACCGCTTCGACCGTGCCGGCCAGGGCGCGGCCCGGGTTGGCGTACTTCGGCCGGCGCAGACCGAACCCCGCCGCTCGGACGGGGTAGGGCAGGCCGGCCATCACATGCCAGGTGCCCCGGTCCACGCTGGCCGCGTACACCTTCACCAGGACCTCGTCCCGCTGGATCGTGGGCCTGTCGGTCTGTGCGAGCCGGAGAACGTCCTCGGGAGCGGAACCGTACCGGTCCTGGACGATCGACTTCATGGTCTTCCCCTCGGGTGCCATGACGGCAGGCTGTGTCGGCGCGTCGTGCTGGCTGCGGTGCATCGCGATGCTCCAGGTCGGTGCAGATCCCTACGCTGTTCCTTACGGCGTAAGGTGTCCTTACGTCGTAAGGTTCGCCCTTACCCCGTAAGGTTGTCAACACCGTCGCCGAAAGGAGCCCCATGCCCCAGCGGACCGCGCGCGACCGAACGCCCCGTACGCCGCTCAGCCGCCACAAGGTGCTGCACGCAGCCGTCGCCCTGGCCGATGAGAACGGACTCGAGGCGCTCACCATGCGCAAGCTCGGCGAGGCCGTCGGGGTCGAGGCGATGTCGCTCTACACCCACGTGGCCAACAAGGAGGATCTCCTCGACGGCATGATCGACCTGGTGTTCAGCGAGATCGATCTCCCGTCCGACGAGGACGACTGGAAGACGGCGATGCGTCAGCGGGCGATCTCGGTCCGCCAGGTCCTGTCCCGCCATCGCTGGGCGATCGGTCTGATGGAGTCACGGACCTCACCCGGTCCGGCATCCCTGCGACACCACGACGCCGTCCTCGGATGCCTCCGCAAGGCAGGGTTCTCCGTCGTGCTGACCGCGCACGCCTACTCGGCCCTCGACAGCTACATCTACGGATTCGCCCTTCAGGAACGCGGCCTGCCCTTCGACACCCCCGACGAGACCGCGCAGCTGGCGCAGTCCATCCTGTCGCGGGCGGCGGCCGACCAGTACCCGCACCTGGCCGAGCTGACGGCCGAGCATGTGCTGCGCCCCGGCTACGACTACACCGACGAGTTCGAATTCGGCCTCGACCTGATCCTCGACGGACTCGAGAGGGCCATGTGAAGCGGCTGAGCAGACAGCCCCGCCCACACCTGGGCGAGGCCGTACTGCCGCGCGATGTCGGTCCAGCGCTTGACGCTCATGCCTGAGCACACACAACTAGCCGTCGGAGGGTGACGGATCCTCCTGCGGCGCCAGGCCCATGTGAACCATCAGGGCCGTGGCGAGGGAGGCCACGGTGGGGTGTTGCCAGATGAAGTTGCTTGCCAGGCGGACCGCGAGGTCGGTGTCGAGGCGGATGCGCAGTTCGGTGGCCAGCAGTGAGTCGAAGCCGAGGGATTTGAGCGGGGTGTGCGGGTCCAGGGTGGTGCTGCCGGTGCGCAGGATCGCGCGGATGTGGTCGGCGAGGTAGCTCTCCAGAGCGGTCTGGCGGGCCATGCCCAACGGCAGGGCTTCGAGGCGGGCATGGATGTCCGAGCCGCTGGTCTTGGACTCCTCCGGGACTTCGGCGCCGTCCGGCGCGAGGCGGGCGAACAGGCTGGAAGCCGCGGCCGCGCGGGGGATCCAGGTGTTCGGCGGGCCCGGAATCACACCGGTCTGGACCCGTCGGTGGGTGAGGAGGGAGTGCAGCGCCGCCAGGCCCTTGCGGGTGGGAATGGTCTCGTAACCGCGATCGGCGAAGTCGACGGCCTGCCCCGTCTCACCCCAGGGACCCCAGTCGACGGCCAGCGTGGGCAGGCCCTTGCGGGTGCGCCAGGCGGCGAAGGCGTCGAGCCACGCGTTGGCTGCCGCGTACGTTCCCTGTCCGGCGTTGCCCAGCAACGAACTCATCGAGGAGTACAGAACGAACCAGTCCAGTGATTGATGCGCCGTGGCCCGATGAAGGTTCCAGGCACCGGTGACCTTGGGGGCCCACACACGCTCGAGCTGGTCGTCCCGGGTGGTGGCGAGTGCGGCGTCGTCGAGGACCATGGCGCAGTGCAGGATCCCGCGCAACGGGACACCGCCCGCCGTGGCGGCCTCGACGAGTTGTTCGGCGGTGCCGTCCCGGGAGATGTCACCGAGAACGACCTTGGCGTCGGTGTTCAGGTCGTTGACGGCGCGCGCGGTATCGACGGAGGGGGCTCGGCGGCCGTTGAGCACGATGCGGCCGGCTCCCTGCTGAGCCAGCCAGCGAGCGGTGGCCAGTCCCAGCCCTCCCAGGCCTCCGGTGATGATGTAGGCGCCGTCGGGGCGTACGACGGACGGGCCGTCGGGCAGGACAGCCGTGGTCTCTCCCCGGTCGGGGACGGTCAGCACGATCTTGCCGTTGTGACCGGCACGGGCCATCAGATGAAAGGCGTCGGCCGCGCGCTCCAGCGGATACTCGGTGCACAGAAGCGGTTTGAGCCGCCCGGCGGCAAGGTGGGTCATGACCTCTCGCAGCACCGCGGCGAACAACTCCGGGCGCCGCTGCTGCAGTTCGATGAGGTCGACGGTGCTGAAAGTGATGTTGTGGCGCAGCGGGGCGAGCCTGAGGGCGGCGTCGGCCATGATGTCGCGCACCCCGAGTTCGACGAAGCGGCCGAACGGGCGCAGGCTCTCGAGCCCGGCCCGGACGGCGGGCCCGGACAGGGAGTTGAGGACGATGTCGACTCCCTGACCGTCGGTGGCCTGGCGGGTCTGTTCGGTGAAGTCCAGTGTGCGGGAGTCCATGACGCAGCGGATGCCCATACCACGCAGGTGGCGCCGCTTCTCCCGGGTACCGGCCGTCGCCAGGACGTCCGCGCCCAGGAGGCGGGCGACCGCGATCGCGGCGCGACCGGTGGCGCCGGTGGCGGAGTGGATGAGTACCCGTTCACCGGGAGCGAGCCGTGCGACGCGCCGCAGGGCGTACCACGCGGTGAGATACGCCGTGGGCAGTCCCGCCGCGGTGGCGGGCGCGAAGGCTCGCGGCACGCGGGCGACAGCGGTGGCGGGGACAGTGATGAAGGAGGCGAAGGAGCCGCCCTCGAGCTGAACGGCGAGCACGGTGTCCCCGAGACGGACATGGTCCACGCCGGGTCCCACGTCGCTCACCACGCCCGCGCACTCGAAGCCGATGCGGTAGGGGGTGAGCGGCTCCGAGCCGAGCATGCCGAGCGAGGTCAGGACGTCACGGAAATTGAGGCCCGCGGCCTGGACGCGAACCTGGACCTCGCCCCTGCGGGCCTGGCGACGCTCGGTCGCGGCCAGTTCGAGGCTGTCGAGATCGCCGAGTTTTCCGACGCGCAGCCGGAATCCGTCCTGCCCGAACCGGACTGTTCGGGTGGTGCGGGCGGTGCGTTCGGCGGGCGTGACGGGAGCTCGGTCGACGCGGGCGACGTAGCGAGTGCCACCACGCAGTGCGACCTCGTCCTCGGGCGCGTCGGCGAGGAGTTCCGCGGCCAGGGCGCGCAGCCCCCTTTCGTTGGGGTCGGTGTCGACGAGAGTGGGGCGCATACGAGGCTGCTCGACGGCCATGACGCGTGCTACGCCGCGCACGGTCCCGTGGGCGGGGTGTCCCGGCTCGTCCGTGGTGACGGCGTACGCGCGCCGCGTGACGGCGTACAGACGCCAGGTTCCGCAGTGTTCGTCGGCGGCCTGGGCGAAGGCGAGCAGCCGCCGGGCCCGTTGCTGGGCGCCGTGGGTGGGGTCGGCGTCGTGGGCCGGGGGCGTGCCGCACAGCAGGACCACGCCGCGCCAGGAGTCTGCTCCGGCGGCCAGGTACTGGCGGTAGGTGTCGGCCAGTGAGGCGAGCCCGTCGGCGCTCAGGGGGAGTTCCCGCACCTCGACCCGGGCGCCGGCGGCGCTCAGGAGTGCGGCCAGACGGTCGGCCTCGCCGTCGCCCTCACCCACGACGAGCCAGTTTCCGGGCGGATTGGCCAGGCCGCTGCGGGGACGCGGGACGCGGTGCCAACGGTGTTCCATGAACCACTGATCGACGGGCGTACCTTCGGCAGGCGCGCGGCGGACGAAACGCACACCGTCGAGGGCGATGACCGGCCGCCCGTGCGCGTCCAGGACACGGACGTCTCCGGCGAGCGTCGTGTGGCCGTTCTCGGTGATCCGCGCGTGGGCGTGGGCCGCCTGCGCGGGGTCGCCGAGAATCCGCAGGCCGCGGACCTGGACCGGCAGGATCGGCGTGGGTGGGGTCTCGTGGCCGGCTCCCGCGACCAGCAGTTGCAGACACAGGTCGAGGAGGACGGGATGGATGCTCAGGCCGGGCTCGGGGGTGCGGGCGGTGGGCGGCACCTGGATGCGGGCCCAGAAGCTGTCCTGCCGCTTCGTGGTGTGCAAAGTGGTGATGCCGGTGAAGGCCGGGCCGTGTTCGAGTCCACAGGCGCGCAGCCTGGCGTAGAGCCCGGCGGGGGTGAGGGGGACGGGGTGCTTGCGGTCGAGGTCGGGGACGGATGCGGCGCGGGTGATGCGGGTCGAGAGGTCGTGGCGGGCGACGGCCGAGGCGTGCAACTGCCAGGAGCCGTCCGGGTTGCGGGAGTGGATCTCGCAGGTGGCCTGCTCGCCGGTGGCGAGGGTGACGGTGGTGCTCAGGTCGGTGTCGTCGTTCAGCCGTAGCAGGTCATGGAAGGTGATGCCGCTCAGGTGGGTGTGTGTGGCGGGGCCACCACCGAGAGCGGTGCGGGCTGTGGTGTGGAGCAGGGCGCAGAAGCCGGCGCCGGGCAGGACGCAGGTGTCGTGGACCCGGTGGTCCTTGAGCCAGGGCAGGTGGCGGGCCGGAGCGGTGGCGCGCCAGGTGTGGCGGGTCTGGTCACCGGGAACTTCGGTGTGCAGGCCGGGCAGGGCGCCCGTGCCGGTGGCCGGCGCCGGGCCCGCGGCCCAGTGGCGCGCACGGTCGAAGGTGATGGTGGGAGCGTCGGTCAGGTCCCCGTCGCCGTACAAGGGGCTCCAGTCGACGGTGCCGCCGTTGCAGTGGAGGGTGGCGAGCTGGGTTCGGAAGGTGGTGGCTTCGTCCTGTGCGCGACGCAAGGTGGGCAGGACCACGGCATCGGGGGCCAGTCGGGCCAGGCTTTCGACGAGCGACTGGGTGACCACGGGGTGGGGTGAGACTTCGATGTAGATCTGGTGCCGGTCTTGGGCGGCCGCGGCCACGGTGGGGTGGAAGCGCACCGGGTGGCGCAGGTTGTCGCACCAGTAGGCGGCGTCGAGGAGGGGTGTGTGGCGCGGGTCCTCGGCCACGGTGGAGTAGAAGGGAATCCGCGGCGGCCGCGGGGCCAGACCCGACAGGGCCTGACGCAGATCGTTCAGGAGCGGGTCGACGTGAGAGCTGTGAGAGGCGACGTCGACCGCGATGGGAACGGCGCGGATGCCCTGCCGGTCCCATCTGCTGATCAGCTGGGTGATCTGGTCGGTGTCGCCGGAGACGATGGTGGTGTCGGGTCCGGCCAGGACGGCGACGGACACGGCGTCGGTCCCGGCATCGGTCAGGGCGGCCTCCACCGAGACCCGGTCCAGGCTGACGCTGGCCATCGCACCCGTACCGGCGATCCGCTTGAGCAGTGCCGAGCGACGGCAGATGACGCGGACACCGTCGGCGAGGGTGAGCGCTCCGGCCACGACCGCGGCCGCGGCTTCTCCCATGGAGTGACCGATGACGGCGGCGGGCTGGACGCCGTGGGCCTTCCAGGCCGCGGCCAGGGCGATCTGCAGGGAGAAGATCACCGGCTGGATCCGCTCGCATCCGGAGACGGGTTCGCCGGCCCGGATCAGTTCCAGGACGGAGAAGCCCGCTTCGCCGCGGACGAGGGTGTCGACGGCGGACAGAGCTTTGGCGAAGTCCTCGTTCCGGGCGAGGAGTTCGCGTCCCATGCCGGGCCATTGGGAGCCTTGGCCGGAGAACACGAACACCGGCCTGCGGGGTGCGGTGACATCGGCCGCGCCGGCGATGAGGGCCGGATCCGGTGTTCCGTTCACGAACAGCCGTAGCGCGTCGATGGTCTCGCTGCGGGAAGAGGCGATGACCGCGAGGCGCCCTCGGCCGGGGCTGCGGCGCAGGGCCAGCGTGTGCGCGACGTCCCGCAGCGGGACGTCGCCGCCGTCGGTGGCCAGCCAGTCGGCCAGACGGCCGGCGGCAGTCGGCAGGGCCCGCTGGGATCCCGCCGCCACCAGCACCACCTCGGGTGGAGCCGTCCGGAGCCGGCGGGGGGTCGGCAGGCCGGCGCGGCGGGACTGCGGCGGCTCCTGCAGGATGACGTGGGCGTTGGTGCCGGAGAACCCGAACGAGGAGACGGCGGCCAGCCTGACCGGCTGCTTCTTCGGCCACGGCGTGGATTCCAGGGGGACGAAGAACCGGGTCGAGTCCGCGTGGATGGCCGGGTTCCAGTGGGTGAAGTGGAGGTTGGGCGGGATGATCCCGCGCTGAAGACACATCACGGTCTTGATCAGTCCGGTGATGCCCGCGGCGGGCTCCAGGTGGCCGAGGTTGGTCTTGACCGAGCCCAGAGCGCAGGGAGACAGGCCGTTGCCGTACACGGCCGCAAGACTGGCGAACTCCACCGGGTC
Encoded proteins:
- a CDS encoding TetR/AcrR family transcriptional regulator, which gives rise to MPQRTARDRTPRTPLSRHKVLHAAVALADENGLEALTMRKLGEAVGVEAMSLYTHVANKEDLLDGMIDLVFSEIDLPSDEDDWKTAMRQRAISVRQVLSRHRWAIGLMESRTSPGPASLRHHDAVLGCLRKAGFSVVLTAHAYSALDSYIYGFALQERGLPFDTPDETAQLAQSILSRAAADQYPHLAELTAEHVLRPGYDYTDEFEFGLDLILDGLERAM
- a CDS encoding NAD(P)-dependent alcohol dehydrogenase, with translation MAPEGKTMKSIVQDRYGSAPEDVLRLAQTDRPTIQRDEVLVKVYAASVDRGTWHVMAGLPYPVRAAGFGLRRPKYANPGRALAGTVEAVGADVTGVKPGDEVFGIGSSSFAEYASARADKLAPKPANLSFGQAAAVPVSGLTALQAVRDRGRVGPGQKVLTVGASGGVGSFAVPIAKAYGAEVTAVCSTAKTTLVSALGADHVIDYTRADVADGTLRYDVILDIAGNRRLSHLRRALTPRGRLVIVGGETDGRWLGGTDRQLRAQLLSPFVGQTLGTFITSENGQDLLAIRELIESGKVTPAVDRTYPIDEVAAAVRHLLDGQARGKLVIGVQAPTGGV
- a CDS encoding lamin tail domain-containing protein — translated: MFTFDEPDVIISDLRYLGNGTGQPDEYIEILNKGGAPQDLTGWVVESKPTGHVYAFPPGTVIQPGQRYRVYTDEVRQEFGGLSFGSSEQVWRDEGGIGRLVHNGFVVDQYPYLDKGFNKTAAP
- the htpG gene encoding molecular chaperone HtpG, translating into MPTETFEFQVEARQLLQLMIHSVYSNKDVFLRELVSNASDALDKLRLAALRDDTLDADTSDLHVEIEIDQDARTLTVRDNGIGMSYDEVGRLIGTIANSGTAAFLEELKEAQDAAGAEKLIGQFGVGFYSGFMVADEMTLVTRRAGESSGTRWTSRGEGTYTLESADDAPQGTAVTLHLKPADPENQLHDYTSVWTVKEIVKRYSDFITWPIRLVPGAGDGEGTSDPETLNSMKALWARARDEVSDDEYHELYKHVSHDWRDPLETIRLQAEGTFEYQALLFLPAHAPHDLFTRDFRRGLQLYVKRVLIMDDCEALLPPYLRFVKGVVDAHDLSLNVSREILQQDRHIRLIQRRLTKKVLSSVKEMKANDADKYGTFWREFGPVLKEGLLGDPDNRDALLAVASFASTHAPDEATTLQQYVERMKDGQDDIYYMTGESRQSIENSPHMEAFRARGVEVLLLTDPVDEVWVDAVGEVEGKRLRSVAKGEIDLDVRDGEEADGEREKQAEAYAGLLGWMKEQLGEDVKDVRLSTRLTVSPACVVSDSHDLTPALENMYRAMGQDVPTAKRILELNPGHLLVQGLNQAYKDREDHAELVETAVLLHGLALLAEGGQPTEPARFVKLVAERLERTL
- a CDS encoding VOC family protein; the protein is MTSRLNPYLSFDGDARQAMEFYKEVFGGTLDLNVFGDFGQQDAPFADKIMHGMLETPSGFTLMGADTPPGMERTIGDNFAVSLSGDDDAELRGYWEKLSAGGSVSVPLEKQMWGDVFGMCKDRFGVPWMVDIGGSES